ACTATATATTTCCAACTGATTTTGGCTCACGGAAATCAAATTCTGGAGCTTTGATAAAGAAAACGGCGAGTAAAATCGCGaagggaaaaaaattatttggttTTTGGATCTAAAGGAAAACCTACGTTCTTGATACCATGTGAATATAATGATACGGTTTGCCTTAATACGGGTGTCTGTGActcatatatataataatattgtACAATAGTAAAATTACGAGTATACCTTTAGTATCCTCTGTTACTTTATATTTATTCAAATAATACAGAGTACATTCAATTCATTGTAATACAAAGTGTTCATTTATAAGAATCACGACTTATTAATTAGCATATGAGAATATATAAGTAAACAAGTACTTAACTGAGCTTAATTTACTTATAAGCTACAAGGAAAGCGCGCAATAGTAGTAGAAGCTTATAAGTCTTCCAATAATTAACTTCATTGATACCGAATTATTATATCTTAAATGCTCGCAAAATCGATCGTGGCCTTTCCATCATGAGGTTTACTTAAAAAGTACTTCATATAAtccaagaaagaaacatctttGTAAATTGGCTTATCTCCTCTATCAACAATCTCTTGTAATGGACCAATAATATCATTAAAAGTCGGATGCACAAAAATTGGGACCGAAACCCTAGATTTGTTTCCATTCGGGATCACAAGGTGTTCAGCGCTCTTGTACTTGCCATTGCTAAATATTTGTAGAACATCACCTACATTGACCACGAGAGCACCACTGATAGGAGGCACATGAATCCAACTCTCGTCGTCTAATCGTCGAACATAGAGCCCTCCCACCTCGTCTTGAAGAAGTATAGTGAGGGTTGATGCATCTGAATGAGGACCGGTTCCGAAAGTTAACTCAGGGTTTGGACACTTTGGATAATAAGTTAGGTTTATTCTCTTACAACCCGTCAAGAGAGACTCttttctttcatcaatctcatGGATGTTTAATCCCTTCATAAGTATCTTACAAAGATTACTTATCACATTTTTCGTACTCTTCAAGTATTCCAATGCTTCATCCCTATATATGTAACAAAGAGTCATGAATCGTGATTATATGacatttaaaaattataaacaaAGGAAAGTTTCTGGTATTAACTGAGTTTTTCCAGCCATTGACTTACATGTGTGGCTTCATTTACATGTTAATTAACTTGTGAAAACGAGTATGTTTAGTGGAAACAAAACAATTTCTTTTAAACACGACACAATATATTCAAATTGAGAACTACCAAAATAAACCGCTTTAACAATATGTTTTGTTGAAAATGTAGCAAAATGAAGCCACACGTGTTGCTCAACGTGCAACTCAATGGCCGAAAACTTCCCTAAGGTTGTCTTAcgcaaaaaaaatttacattaaggtgtgatttcacaaaaaaattaaataaggtcatttctcgcaaaattttggttataaaatgtcatttttgacaaatttgcctttaAATACAAAGTgagtattatttttattttctatgcattttttatttatttattgtttatttatagaaaaatatcatatttatttatagattatgaaaataatatttcctccgtcttttaatactcgcaacgtttggacttttgccactattcatataatctactttgactattcttagtgctttttatataagataaaacatagtcatgtgggatcttgttagattcgtctcaatgtgtattttcaaaatattaactttttataattttgcataaaatgaatttaagatataaatgatcaaagttgtgcattgacatgcgtgaaactaacaaacgttgcgagtattaaaagacggaggaagtatatgccAACCACAGGATAATAATTTGCTAAATAAGATTAATTACCTGCATGGAAGAGGCCAATAAGCTAAGGCTTCTTCTTCATAATCCTCAGAAACAACAAAGAGGCTAAGGTGATCTTTCCACTCAAACACCTTCTCAAAATCAGGGGCAAAGCTAGTCCCATACCTCACATTTTTGCAGGGTGAATTCTTCGCCAAATACTTCGCCTTCTCCTCAACCGGCATCTCGAAAAAACGATAAGTTGCAGCTTTGACATCCTCCAACACTTTAAGAGGCACCCCATGGTTAACAAGTTGGAAAAACCCCCATTTCTCGGCAGCATTACAAATGAGTTTTTCCGTTGCATCGGTGTCTGAATTCGACATGTCGATGATGGGGATCGAGTGATCTTCACCATTATCTTTGGTAAGGGagattttttgtttgtttaacCTCTCATCATCTGGTTTGATGTATTGGGTAGGCAAAGATGTAATACCAATATCAGCTAGACCCTTAACACCATGTCCTTGAATTTGGACAAATTCTTTGATATTTTTTGGAGAAATTGGCATTATTAATTATTGGAGTTAAGAAATCAAGAAAATGAATAGGAAAAAAAAGAGCTAATGATCTTGACAAACTTGCTTGTATATGCTTAGACTAGTACACTGATAGTTCATTTTATACTAAAAGAGTGATCCACTTTTGTGGACTTTTGGTTCTTCAATTCTTAGTTTCTAAATCGACGCCTCTTTTGTGGACTTGTTGGCAAGAATTTTTAAGATATGGTTACAGTCTTTTTACTAACTCCGTTATTATTTTTACAATTACTATTTGAAAATATAAATACGGATTATATACAAAAACTTATATAAGCCGTCTTatgtaaaagaacaaaaactcTTGCAAATAATTATACTTTTAATCGAATAATTATTCAATGTGATCAAATATTTTTATTCTAAtactaatattattaattatgcTCTCAAACAAATAGTTATAATTTCTAgtcaaatattcaatttttttaataattatatCATCGAACTTACGTACATGACGGTATCAAGGGAAACATACTCGTTAACTCATAAATATATCTCATGTAGGTTGTATATATGTATCATTTCCTCATGTGGGTTGTATATATATGTGTATCATTTTCCTAATGGTATAAAATTGGTAGTGCGAAAAATCATTAGGAATCGTTGAGGAAATTATTATTACaatcactacaaaaatttgtatcttttatgacaacctaataacgacgggtaaaaattccgtcgcaaaacTTTCGCGATggggataacaacccaacaaagacgggaacaaccgtcgcaaatgtctttaaagacgggttaacgacggaattttccaTTAACATTACGAccctcttttatgacgggttcgcgaaaGAAAATCATgttgttaatcaacaattattggcctttagcgacggaattTCCCATTGTTAATAATATAGTTTTTGTAGTTAATCCatgtactccttccgtcccgaAAAACTCGTATCGTTTGACTTGACATGTTTGAGAATGCACAACTTTAACCATCAATATCttaaactacatattataaaaatttatataatattaatattttgaaaatatatattaagataaaaccaacaatatattatataataatATTTGTTTGAATGTACTAGAATTAAAATCGATTAAAATGAATTATATGAATAAGACGGAGTACCAATAAAAgagtgttttttgttttttttttggaaatttggTAGTATGCTTCACTATTTCACCAACCCCTTATGCGCCTATATTAGACCCGCACAACCAATGAATGATCAAAACCACCAAAACAATGGAAGTAATTATCCAAGAAACTACCACCCTATACCCTTCCAACCCTCCCTTCAACCACCCCCACACCCTCCCTCTCTCTCACCTCGACACCGATCTCAACCTCCATGTCACCTTCCGCTACTTCCGTGTCTATGCTAATCAATCTCAACACCAACCCGACCCATTTAACGTTATAACTGCCGCAATAGGGACCACCCTTGGTCCCTACTACCCTCTCACAGGCACCATTCGACCTGTCATTGGTGGCCGGTTCGAGTTGCATTGCACCCCGGGAAAAGGCCTTCCTATCATAAGGGCCTCCATGGACTGCTCCCTGGAGTCCCTTAATTACTTGGAGGACCCCGATGACACGCTTGCCGAACATCTTGTTCCGAACCCGGATTCGGCTGAAGCAATGGAGCATCCCATGATTTTACAAATTACTTTGTTTAAGTGTGGAGGGTATGTTCTTGGGTCAGCGGTCCATAACATGTTGTGTGATGGGTTAGGGGCCTCCGAGTTCTTTAATGGGGTGGCTGAGTTGGCTCGTGGGGCAACTGttggaacatatagatgcataaagcggaatttcaggaaacaatttcctaacatctatcacaggatctcatgcacaacaatagtatagatcagattaagtcgaaagaataatcacctttgaagcgtgttctcccgttcgtatgcaagcttcgaagatcttagagccccacttgttgctcctctactcagtccacaagcacgaattgaatcccacgtatgctagtacggaagagaacgatcacaatctgtctcttgctttgtttgggatgtatggcgtttagagaattagaattagggtttttgtgttttccttttgtcaaATATTGGATgaacgtgatttctaaatccctgacattataactattataatgtgagagttttaggttaacacaaaaccaaagcccaacattcttcccttaacagaccggttgccatcgggccttttgggcccattccaattaatgcttatatgtgtgaccttataggattaatatattttagttgtaggtccaatcaatattgcatgtcctgctaatcacatttattctctagcaagcaaatttgattactaaaataattaacttattatcttcataattaattcctatttatatttagtaattgccggaaatgtctaaggacataattccttcaatctcccacttgtccgaagacaagaacgcaatgctaaattccttaagtctcttaatgccaaaatttgataacacactgttattctcaaattctagtttcttgatcgccgagttcgaactgttcaaataaagattaacttttaatcccattccgcatggccatgcaattttcagttctcgctcatcaagaggcccagacaccattcctatcaaataggaggacttattcactcttgtatgaccataactcccactcaattcttagcccacctgatcactgcctttataacctccttttacggcgcggcgGTTAACAGCGTCAaagttaaactaattgtctcgtggttattaagacatactcatgtctaaggaattcactaaatatagaagtttgattctacttttagaatctagttaggtcaagtcacaatgcatcaagtatacatccatataatcaattagacatccctatgtctccatagcccatggaactgcactatcaattaattacatgctagtcttcacataaatcacttatgtccaatttagtgatttagactagggacttaataagttgtgatttcagttcactttatagggttccattatcaaaacgttttcgataatcctatttgaaaacacaagttatttggacattttatttaatactaaaccaaacaattaaataagaatgaacttttattgataaacattcaaagcataataaatgtctttacaattgtaaacataaagtaaacaaactaaagccattctcccatatgcctaagccccatagacctagtatgactctcatgcttaggttgagcaagcggtttagtcagaggatcagccacgttatcctcagtatgaaccttgcttactttcacatcccctctttcaacgatctctcgaataagatggaatctcctgagcacatgtttggattt
This Spinacia oleracea cultivar Varoflay chromosome 6, BTI_SOV_V1, whole genome shotgun sequence DNA region includes the following protein-coding sequences:
- the LOC110792289 gene encoding feruloyl CoA ortho-hydroxylase F6H1-3, with translation MPISPKNIKEFVQIQGHGVKGLADIGITSLPTQYIKPDDERLNKQKISLTKDNGEDHSIPIIDMSNSDTDATEKLICNAAEKWGFFQLVNHGVPLKVLEDVKAATYRFFEMPVEEKAKYLAKNSPCKNVRYGTSFAPDFEKVFEWKDHLSLFVVSEDYEEEALAYWPLPCRDEALEYLKSTKNVISNLCKILMKGLNIHEIDERKESLLTGCKRINLTYYPKCPNPELTFGTGPHSDASTLTILLQDEVGGLYVRRLDDESWIHVPPISGALVVNVGDVLQIFSNGKYKSAEHLVIPNGNKSRVSVPIFVHPTFNDIIGPLQEIVDRGDKPIYKDVSFLDYMKYFLSKPHDGKATIDFASI